Proteins encoded together in one Aeromonas encheleia window:
- the folE gene encoding GTP cyclohydrolase I FolE gives MTNLSQEALLVRAALEAQGLETPLVANELNGQQKKEKIEGHMRAIMETLGLDLRDDSLAETPHRIAKMYVNEIFSGLDYTTFPKVTVIENKMKVDEMIMVRDISLTSTCEHHFVTIDGLAHVAYIPRGKVIGLSKINRIVQFFARRPQVQERLTQQILLALQTLLGTRDVAISIKATHFCVKARGVMDSTSHTTTTSLGGVFKTQPDTRAEFLGGLKG, from the coding sequence ATGACGAACTTAAGTCAGGAAGCCCTGTTGGTCAGGGCAGCCCTCGAGGCCCAGGGCCTGGAGACACCGCTGGTAGCCAATGAATTGAACGGCCAGCAGAAGAAGGAAAAAATCGAAGGCCACATGCGCGCCATCATGGAGACGCTGGGGCTGGATCTGCGCGACGACAGTCTGGCCGAGACGCCGCACCGCATCGCCAAGATGTACGTGAACGAGATCTTCTCCGGCCTCGACTACACCACCTTCCCCAAGGTGACGGTGATCGAGAACAAGATGAAGGTGGACGAGATGATCATGGTGCGGGACATCAGCCTCACCAGCACCTGCGAGCACCACTTCGTTACCATCGACGGGCTGGCCCACGTGGCCTACATCCCCCGTGGCAAGGTGATCGGGCTCTCCAAGATCAACCGCATCGTCCAGTTCTTCGCGCGCCGTCCCCAGGTGCAGGAGCGGCTCACCCAGCAGATCCTGCTGGCGCTGCAGACCCTGCTCGGCACCAGGGATGTGGCCATCAGCATCAAGGCGACCCACTTCTGCGTGAAGGCGCGCGGGGTGATGGATTCCACCTCCCATACCACCACCACCTCCCTCGGTGGCGTCTTCAAGACCCAGCCGGACACCCGCGCCGAGTTTCTGGGCGGCCTGAAAGGCTGA
- a CDS encoding adenosylhomocysteinase, with protein MRSQGSEHLFFRHFTEQGRLEGLCILLVTHLLPDRPHFIQTLDQIGRIGAILPKPKSVHGPTLIWAQQHYPVLPLNRHWTNDPEGVIEQIAPLVRAHERLIILDIGGYFARTQAILSEHFGARFLGVVEMTENGHQRYELEALAAPVISVARSPLKQAEDIQIGLSVVYSAESLARTLNRTFNVCQAALFGYGKVGRSIARELRCRNLHLELVETDALRQVEALSHGFKLVGKAEALKRAELVICSTGNGSLDLDDLQALRPGAMLASVTSADDEFAFYLSLLPWPSEEVCPHVLALTRPDGSIIFLLNHGEAINFVHGAVIGEYVYLVLAEIIEGVRQLARQETLPGLFDLPQTTMSTIARHWLADFHGVVQ; from the coding sequence TTGCGCAGTCAAGGATCTGAGCATCTGTTTTTTCGCCATTTCACCGAGCAGGGACGCCTCGAAGGCCTCTGTATCCTGCTGGTCACCCATTTGCTCCCCGATCGACCCCATTTCATCCAGACCCTCGATCAGATAGGGCGGATCGGTGCCATCTTGCCAAAACCCAAATCAGTTCACGGACCGACCCTGATCTGGGCCCAGCAGCACTACCCGGTGTTGCCCCTCAACCGCCACTGGACCAACGATCCCGAGGGGGTGATCGAGCAGATAGCCCCCCTGGTCCGTGCCCACGAGCGGCTCATCATCCTGGACATAGGCGGTTACTTTGCCAGGACCCAGGCCATCTTGAGCGAGCACTTCGGGGCGCGCTTTCTCGGGGTGGTGGAGATGACAGAGAACGGTCACCAGCGCTACGAGCTGGAGGCGCTGGCCGCCCCCGTCATCTCGGTGGCGCGCAGCCCGCTCAAGCAGGCCGAGGACATCCAGATAGGCCTGAGTGTGGTCTACTCCGCCGAGTCCCTGGCCCGCACCCTCAATCGCACCTTCAATGTCTGCCAGGCCGCCCTGTTCGGCTACGGCAAGGTGGGGCGCAGCATCGCCCGCGAGCTGCGGTGCCGCAACCTGCATCTCGAGCTGGTGGAGACGGATGCGCTGCGCCAGGTGGAGGCGCTCTCCCACGGCTTCAAGCTGGTGGGCAAGGCCGAGGCGCTCAAGCGGGCCGAGCTGGTGATCTGCTCCACCGGCAACGGCTCGCTGGATCTCGACGATCTGCAGGCGCTGCGCCCCGGCGCCATGCTGGCCTCGGTCACCTCCGCCGATGACGAATTTGCGTTCTACCTCTCCCTGCTGCCCTGGCCGAGCGAGGAGGTGTGCCCCCATGTGCTGGCGCTGACCCGGCCGGATGGCAGCATCATCTTCCTGCTCAACCACGGCGAGGCGATCAATTTCGTCCACGGCGCCGTCATCGGCGAATACGTCTATCTGGTGCTGGCGGAGATCATCGAGGGGGTGCGTCAGCTGGCCCGCCAGGAGACGCTGCCCGGGCTGTTCGATCTGCCACAGACCACCATGAGCACCATAGCCCGCCACTGGCTGGCGGATTTTCACGGCGTCGTGCAATGA
- a CDS encoding YceI family protein, which produces MKMTKALLASCLFMAAPLMAADYDVDAAHTTVQFKVGHLGFSELVGRFNTFSGTFSMDEANPAAAKASFEIDAASVDSNHEPRDKHLRSPDFLDVKQYPKMTFVSSGYEGSKDKGVLKGSLTLHGVTKEVAFDMVHIGEGKDPWGGYRSGFNATTTIKRSDFGVSYMLPGIPDEMSINLFVEGVRK; this is translated from the coding sequence ATGAAAATGACCAAGGCCCTGCTGGCTTCCTGCCTGTTTATGGCGGCCCCCCTGATGGCGGCCGATTATGATGTCGACGCGGCGCACACCACAGTCCAGTTCAAGGTGGGCCACCTCGGCTTCTCCGAGCTGGTCGGTCGTTTCAACACCTTCAGCGGTACCTTCAGCATGGACGAGGCCAACCCGGCCGCGGCCAAGGCGAGCTTCGAGATCGATGCCGCCAGCGTGGACTCCAACCACGAGCCCCGTGACAAGCACCTGCGCAGCCCGGACTTCCTGGACGTGAAGCAGTACCCCAAGATGACCTTCGTCAGCAGCGGCTATGAAGGCAGCAAGGACAAGGGCGTGCTCAAGGGCTCCCTGACCCTGCACGGCGTCACCAAGGAAGTGGCCTTCGACATGGTCCACATCGGCGAAGGCAAGGATCCCTGGGGCGGCTACCGCAGCGGCTTCAATGCCACCACCACCATCAAGCGCAGCGACTTTGGCGTGAGCTACATGCTGCCCGGCATTCCGGATGAGATGAGCATCAACCTGTTCGTCGAAGGCGTGCGCAAGTAA
- the moeA gene encoding molybdopterin molybdotransferase MoeA codes for MGFDTGALLPLSDALQGMLDQLACCCDSEQLPLPEALDRILAEEIVSPLSVPPFDNSAMDGYAVRLADLAAGAPLAVAGKAFAGQPYQGDWPAGHCIRIMTGAPVPEGTEAVVMQEEAQVEGELVRFLTQPRPGQNIRRRGEDLAEGARVLAVGLRLSPRELPLLASLGIASVRVRRPLKVAIFSTGDELKPVGTPLAHGDIYDSNRYGVKAMLARLGCECLDLGIIPDDPAQLRAAFLQADREADALITTGGVSVGEADFTKQLLEELGEIGFWKLAIKPGKPFAFGRLPNAWFFGLPGNPVSAMVTFDQLVKPALARLAGQTLAAPLRLAATVTEPLKKSPGRLDFQRGILTQGPNGLEVRSTGSQDSGVFSSLSRANCYIVLEQARGKVAAGETVTVESFSGLLL; via the coding sequence ATGGGATTCGATACCGGCGCACTCCTCCCCTTGAGCGATGCCCTGCAAGGGATGCTGGACCAACTCGCCTGCTGCTGCGACAGCGAGCAACTGCCGTTGCCAGAGGCGCTGGATCGGATACTGGCCGAGGAGATCGTCTCCCCCCTGTCGGTGCCGCCGTTCGATAACTCCGCCATGGACGGTTACGCCGTGCGGCTGGCCGATCTCGCCGCCGGCGCGCCGCTGGCCGTGGCGGGCAAGGCCTTCGCCGGCCAGCCCTATCAGGGAGACTGGCCCGCCGGCCACTGCATCCGCATCATGACGGGGGCACCGGTCCCCGAGGGCACCGAGGCGGTCGTCATGCAGGAGGAGGCGCAAGTCGAAGGCGAACTGGTGCGCTTCCTCACTCAGCCGAGGCCCGGCCAGAACATCCGTCGCCGCGGCGAAGACCTTGCCGAAGGCGCCCGGGTGCTGGCGGTGGGCCTTCGCCTCAGCCCGCGCGAGCTGCCGCTGCTGGCGTCGCTCGGCATCGCCAGCGTCAGGGTCCGTCGCCCGCTCAAGGTCGCCATCTTCAGCACCGGTGATGAGCTCAAACCGGTGGGCACCCCGCTCGCCCACGGCGACATCTACGACTCCAACCGCTACGGCGTCAAGGCCATGCTGGCACGCCTGGGCTGCGAGTGCCTGGACCTTGGCATCATTCCGGACGACCCGGCCCAGCTACGCGCCGCCTTCCTCCAGGCAGACCGTGAGGCCGATGCCCTCATCACCACCGGCGGCGTCTCGGTCGGCGAGGCGGACTTCACCAAGCAACTGCTGGAGGAGCTCGGCGAGATCGGCTTCTGGAAGCTCGCCATCAAGCCGGGCAAGCCCTTCGCCTTCGGTCGCCTGCCGAACGCCTGGTTCTTCGGCCTGCCGGGCAACCCTGTCTCCGCCATGGTCACCTTCGATCAGCTGGTCAAGCCGGCGCTGGCCAGGCTGGCCGGCCAAACCCTGGCCGCGCCGCTGCGCCTCGCCGCCACCGTCACCGAACCCCTGAAGAAGTCCCCGGGGCGCCTGGATTTCCAGCGCGGCATATTGACCCAGGGGCCAAACGGCCTGGAGGTGCGCAGCACCGGCTCCCAGGACTCCGGCGTGTTCAGCTCCCTGTCCCGAGCCAACTGCTACATAGTGCTGGAGCAGGCGCGCGGCAAGGTGGCGGCGGGCGAAACCGTCACCGTCGAGTCCTTCTCGGGATTGCTGCTGTGA
- a CDS encoding methyl-accepting chemotaxis protein gives MNTMTIGKKLTAGFAVLGLMMAFIGGFSLLEFSKMNRAAIGFTDSILPAVVRTSALGETINALRRYELDVFLVADDPQQKAHYRDASEQSLREVGQQIAVHDASIWATDVEERRSFDIVKAGWDKYVALHQRIRQMQDSGQMAEAQRLFMSEGINLYTTLSKSVADLIRINHGYSVNSRAEVVEAYDDAKLSVVITLLLGLGLVAVLSTVLTRQIRDPLVMLARQAQRIAGGELGRGELQEWIRNDRFKRDELGQLGSAIDRMQGSLAELVSEISGSVSQLSSAVEEVSAISEQSAKGMASQQGEVSQVATAMNEMQSTVLEVARNTTDAMSAAKAASHTSGEGHRVVGRAIGSIELVSQQIEQAGGVVQQLEQDSANISMVLDVIRGIAEQTNLLALNAAIEAARAGEQGRGFAVVADEVRSLAQRTQNSTAEISKMIEVLQGRTAEAGSAMQLSRQQMQSSVDLAREAGNSIDSINGAVTQISDMNTLIATATEEQNAVTEELNRSIVNIHNAADENALGAQQTAQACVELSKLATSLHHMTQRFTL, from the coding sequence ATGAACACCATGACGATAGGTAAGAAACTCACCGCCGGCTTCGCCGTGCTCGGCCTGATGATGGCCTTCATCGGCGGCTTCTCGCTGCTGGAGTTCAGCAAGATGAACCGGGCCGCCATCGGCTTCACCGACAGCATACTGCCCGCCGTGGTGCGCACTAGTGCTCTGGGTGAGACCATCAACGCCCTGCGCCGCTACGAGCTGGATGTGTTCCTGGTGGCGGACGATCCCCAGCAGAAGGCCCATTACCGCGATGCCAGCGAGCAGAGCCTGAGAGAGGTCGGACAGCAGATAGCGGTGCACGATGCCAGCATCTGGGCGACAGATGTGGAGGAGCGTCGTAGCTTCGACATCGTCAAGGCGGGTTGGGACAAGTACGTCGCCCTGCATCAGCGTATCCGGCAGATGCAGGACAGCGGCCAGATGGCCGAGGCCCAGCGCCTCTTCATGTCCGAGGGGATCAACCTCTACACCACCCTGTCCAAGTCGGTGGCGGATCTCATTCGCATCAACCATGGCTACTCCGTCAACTCCCGCGCCGAGGTGGTGGAGGCCTATGACGATGCCAAGCTGAGCGTCGTCATCACGCTGCTGCTGGGGCTGGGGCTGGTGGCGGTGCTCTCCACCGTGCTGACCCGCCAGATCCGGGATCCCCTGGTGATGCTGGCCCGTCAGGCCCAGCGCATCGCCGGCGGCGAGCTCGGCAGGGGTGAGCTGCAGGAGTGGATCCGCAACGACCGCTTCAAGCGGGATGAACTGGGCCAGCTCGGCTCGGCCATCGATCGCATGCAGGGGTCGCTGGCCGAGCTGGTGAGCGAGATCTCGGGCTCGGTGAGCCAGCTCAGCAGCGCGGTGGAGGAGGTGAGTGCCATCTCCGAGCAGTCCGCCAAGGGCATGGCCAGCCAGCAGGGGGAGGTGTCCCAGGTCGCCACCGCCATGAACGAGATGCAGTCCACCGTCCTCGAGGTTGCCCGCAACACCACGGACGCCATGAGCGCCGCCAAGGCTGCCTCCCACACCTCGGGCGAAGGCCATAGGGTGGTGGGGCGTGCCATCGGCAGCATCGAGCTGGTGTCGCAGCAGATCGAGCAGGCGGGCGGGGTGGTGCAGCAGCTGGAGCAAGACAGCGCCAACATCAGCATGGTGCTGGATGTGATCCGCGGCATCGCCGAGCAGACCAACCTGCTGGCGCTCAACGCGGCCATCGAGGCGGCCCGGGCGGGCGAGCAGGGTCGCGGCTTTGCCGTGGTGGCCGACGAGGTCCGCTCCCTGGCCCAGCGGACCCAGAACTCCACCGCCGAGATCAGCAAGATGATCGAGGTGTTGCAGGGCCGCACCGCCGAGGCGGGCAGTGCCATGCAGCTGAGCCGTCAGCAGATGCAGAGCAGCGTCGATCTGGCGCGGGAGGCGGGCAACAGCATCGACAGCATCAACGGCGCCGTCACCCAGATCTCGGACATGAACACCCTGATCGCCACCGCGACCGAGGAGCAGAACGCGGTGACCGAGGAGCTCAACCGCAGCATAGTCAACATCCACAATGCCGCCGACGAGAACGCGCTGGGGGCCCAGCAGACCGCCCAGGCCTGCGTCGAGCTGAGCAAGCTGGCCACCTCCCTGCACCACATGACCCAACGCTTCACGCTCTGA
- a CDS encoding alpha/beta fold hydrolase — protein MRRNQVMKSHGLALRSAGEGPLLLLLHGLGSSSLDWQAQLEHFSQHYRVVALDLRGHGQSMQEGPFDVPTLAADVARWLDEQPEPAWVVGLSLGAMVALELALQLPNKIRGLVLVNGFSEFLLESPKERERYAQRLKWLRWFGLRPLAWWLARELFPGPELAQLRQTFRLRFVRSNKKKVYRALLAALPGWSARARLGTLWQPVAIISTTQDYLPLAKRVEQFASLPNASIHTPPGHHAWPAEDPAGFNHLLHRILETH, from the coding sequence GTGCGTCGCAATCAGGTAATGAAATCCCATGGCTTGGCCCTGCGCAGTGCGGGGGAGGGGCCTTTGCTGTTATTGCTGCACGGGCTCGGCTCCTCCAGCCTCGACTGGCAGGCCCAGCTCGAGCACTTCTCGCAGCACTACCGGGTGGTGGCCCTCGACTTGCGTGGTCACGGCCAGAGCATGCAGGAGGGGCCCTTCGATGTGCCCACCCTGGCGGCGGACGTGGCCCGCTGGCTCGACGAGCAGCCAGAACCCGCCTGGGTGGTGGGGCTCTCCCTGGGGGCCATGGTGGCGCTGGAGCTGGCCCTGCAACTGCCGAACAAGATCCGCGGTCTGGTGCTGGTCAACGGCTTTAGCGAGTTCTTGCTGGAGAGCCCCAAGGAGCGGGAGCGCTACGCCCAGCGCCTGAAGTGGTTGCGTTGGTTCGGCCTGCGCCCGCTCGCCTGGTGGCTGGCGCGGGAACTCTTCCCCGGCCCCGAGCTTGCCCAGCTGCGCCAGACCTTCCGGCTGCGTTTCGTGCGCAGCAACAAGAAGAAGGTCTACAGGGCCCTGCTCGCTGCCTTGCCCGGCTGGTCGGCCCGCGCCCGGCTCGGCACCCTCTGGCAGCCGGTGGCCATCATCTCCACGACCCAGGACTATCTGCCGCTGGCCAAACGGGTGGAGCAGTTCGCCTCCCTGCCCAACGCCAGCATCCACACCCCTCCCGGCCATCATGCCTGGCCGGCGGAAGATCCCGCCGGATTCAATCATTTGCTTCACCGGATTTTAGAAACTCATTAA
- the moeB gene encoding molybdopterin-synthase adenylyltransferase MoeB → MSEILSDAELLRYNRQIVLKAFDFEGQEALKQAKVLVIGAGGLGCAAAQYLGVAGVGQLTLVDFDRVELSNLQRQVLHHDGRIGQYKVDSAAETLRTLNPWLRVETHAVLADEALLDALLPSHQLVLDCTDNVAIRNLLNQRARQHGVPLVSGAAIRLEGQIVSFSWQAGEPCYACLSSLFGEQSLTCVEAGVLAPMVGLVGSLQALETIKLLAGTGRSYSGRLLMIDGLSGTFREMKLPKRPDCPVCSGH, encoded by the coding sequence GTGAGCGAGATCCTCAGCGATGCCGAGCTGCTGCGCTACAACCGCCAGATAGTCCTCAAGGCCTTCGACTTCGAGGGGCAGGAGGCGCTCAAGCAGGCCAAGGTGCTGGTGATCGGCGCCGGTGGCCTGGGCTGCGCCGCCGCCCAATATCTGGGAGTGGCCGGGGTCGGCCAGCTGACCCTGGTGGATTTCGACAGGGTGGAGCTCTCCAACCTGCAGCGCCAGGTGCTGCACCATGATGGCCGCATCGGCCAGTACAAGGTGGACTCGGCGGCCGAGACGCTGCGCACCCTCAACCCCTGGCTCAGGGTCGAGACCCACGCCGTCCTGGCCGACGAGGCGCTGCTCGATGCCCTGCTGCCGAGCCACCAGCTGGTGCTCGACTGCACCGACAACGTCGCCATCCGCAACCTGCTCAATCAGCGCGCCCGCCAACACGGCGTGCCGCTGGTGTCCGGCGCCGCCATCCGGCTGGAGGGGCAGATTGTCAGCTTCAGCTGGCAGGCGGGCGAGCCCTGCTACGCCTGCCTCAGCTCGCTGTTTGGCGAGCAGTCGCTGACTTGTGTCGAGGCGGGGGTGCTGGCGCCCATGGTCGGCCTGGTGGGCAGCCTGCAGGCGCTGGAGACGATAAAATTGCTGGCGGGCACGGGGCGCAGCTACAGCGGCCGCCTCTTGATGATCGATGGCCTCAGCGGCACCTTCCGCGAGATGAAGCTGCCCAAGCGCCCCGACTGCCCGGTCTGTTCAGGGCATTAG
- a CDS encoding formate--tetrahydrofolate ligase yields the protein MLSDIEISRQSPRLSIQELAKRLAIPSHLLYPYGHHKGKLSLALLKQPAAPAKRPGKLVLVSAITPTPLGEGKTVTTLGLSMGLNHIGQASIATIRQPSLGPVFGVKGGAAGGGHAQVVPMEEMNLHLTGDFHALAAAHNLAAAALDARLFHEDKLGEQFSARTDLARLDIDPANILWPRTLDMNDRALRHLSIGQGGPSDGVERADRFVITAASELMAILALATDLQDLRARIGRIQLALDMKGQPITTEQLEVAGAMTVLLKDALQPTLMQTTEQTPVLVHAGPFANIAHGNSSVIADRIALALTDYVVTEAGFGSDMGLEKFFNIKYRQSGIAPACVVLVATVRGLKANSGLLDIRPGQPLPASLASEDLPTLRQGCANLSWHIANARRYGVPVVVAVNRFPGDSQAELDLLMAEATRAGAAGVALSHAFTQGGAGASELASAVVAACELPSQVKLLYPDEMSLSAKLATLVECGYGGRGVILSDKARRQLTALSAAGWDHLPVCVAKTPLSLSHDPALKGVPTDFEVPIEEVRLCAGAGFVYALAGPIMTMPGLGSLPAYRHIDIDEQGEIVGLS from the coding sequence ATGCTAAGCGATATCGAGATCTCCCGCCAGTCCCCCCGTCTTTCGATCCAAGAGCTGGCCAAGCGCCTCGCCATCCCGTCCCATCTGCTCTACCCCTATGGCCACCACAAGGGCAAGCTGAGTCTCGCGTTGCTCAAGCAGCCCGCCGCGCCGGCCAAACGGCCGGGCAAGCTGGTGCTGGTGAGCGCCATCACCCCCACCCCGCTCGGCGAGGGCAAGACGGTCACCACCCTGGGCCTCTCCATGGGGCTCAACCACATAGGCCAGGCCAGCATCGCCACCATACGCCAGCCGAGCCTGGGCCCGGTGTTCGGGGTCAAGGGGGGCGCCGCCGGCGGCGGTCACGCCCAGGTGGTGCCGATGGAGGAGATGAACCTGCACCTGACCGGCGATTTCCACGCCCTCGCCGCCGCCCACAACCTGGCCGCCGCGGCGCTGGATGCCCGCCTGTTCCACGAAGACAAGCTCGGCGAGCAGTTCAGTGCCAGGACCGACCTGGCGCGCCTCGACATCGATCCCGCCAACATCCTCTGGCCGCGCACCCTGGACATGAACGATCGCGCCCTGCGCCACCTCAGCATCGGTCAGGGCGGCCCGAGCGATGGGGTGGAGCGTGCCGATCGCTTCGTCATCACCGCCGCCTCCGAGCTGATGGCCATACTGGCGCTGGCCACCGATCTGCAAGACCTGCGAGCCCGCATCGGCCGCATCCAGCTGGCCCTCGACATGAAGGGTCAACCCATCACCACCGAGCAGCTGGAGGTGGCCGGCGCCATGACGGTGCTGCTCAAAGACGCGCTGCAACCGACCCTGATGCAGACCACGGAGCAGACCCCGGTGCTGGTGCACGCCGGCCCCTTCGCCAACATAGCCCACGGCAACTCCTCGGTCATCGCCGATCGCATCGCCCTCGCCCTGACCGACTACGTGGTGACCGAGGCCGGCTTTGGCTCCGACATGGGGTTGGAGAAGTTCTTCAACATCAAGTACCGCCAGTCCGGCATAGCCCCCGCCTGCGTGGTGCTGGTAGCCACTGTGCGCGGCCTCAAGGCCAACAGCGGCTTGCTCGACATTCGCCCCGGCCAGCCGCTGCCCGCCAGCCTGGCGAGCGAAGACCTGCCGACCCTGCGCCAGGGCTGCGCCAACCTCTCCTGGCACATCGCCAACGCCCGCCGCTATGGGGTGCCCGTGGTGGTGGCGGTCAACCGCTTCCCCGGCGACAGCCAGGCCGAGCTGGATCTGTTGATGGCCGAGGCGACCCGGGCCGGCGCCGCTGGCGTCGCCCTCTCGCATGCCTTCACCCAGGGTGGCGCCGGGGCCAGCGAGCTGGCCAGCGCCGTGGTCGCCGCCTGTGAGCTGCCGAGCCAAGTCAAACTGCTCTATCCCGATGAGATGAGCCTCAGCGCCAAGCTCGCCACCCTGGTGGAGTGCGGCTATGGCGGTCGCGGCGTCATCCTCTCTGACAAGGCGCGCCGGCAGCTGACGGCCCTGTCGGCGGCGGGCTGGGATCACCTGCCCGTCTGCGTGGCCAAGACCCCGCTCTCCCTGAGCCACGATCCGGCCCTCAAGGGGGTGCCCACAGACTTCGAGGTACCCATCGAGGAGGTGCGGCTGTGCGCCGGCGCCGGCTTCGTCTATGCCCTGGCGGGCCCCATCATGACCATGCCTGGCCTCGGCAGCCTGCCGGCCTATCGTCATATCGATATCGACGAGCAGGGCGAGATAGTCGGCCTGAGCTGA
- a CDS encoding LysR family transcriptional regulator, with translation MDQIAAMRTFIKVVECQSFTKAAHQLGISVAMTSKLMQQLEESLSTRLLSRTTRQVNPTEAGQFYYQRSQALLAELEETHSQLTRNNQQPQGTLKLSVPMDFGYLHLSPALPLFRERFPDLKLEIEYSDRRVALVEEGFDLALRIGNLPDSSLVAKPLAMMRLEVCASPAYLARRGTPSQPEDLKQHDCLIYTLTQPDWVFKRKGEQLSVRPQGPLRANNGVALTRAACDHQGIILQPTFIVGDALRSGELVSLLPEWDKGQVGLYALYPHRRFVSAKVRCFIEFVQERYLAPHYWDREA, from the coding sequence ATGGACCAGATAGCCGCCATGCGTACCTTCATCAAGGTGGTGGAGTGTCAAAGTTTTACCAAGGCCGCCCACCAGCTCGGCATCTCGGTCGCCATGACCTCCAAGCTGATGCAGCAGCTGGAGGAGTCCCTGTCGACCCGGCTGCTGTCACGCACCACCCGTCAGGTCAACCCGACCGAGGCGGGCCAGTTCTACTACCAGCGCTCCCAGGCGTTACTGGCCGAGCTGGAGGAGACCCACAGCCAGCTCACCCGCAACAACCAGCAGCCCCAGGGCACCCTCAAGCTGTCGGTGCCGATGGATTTTGGCTACCTGCACCTCTCCCCCGCCCTGCCGCTGTTTCGCGAGCGCTTTCCCGACCTGAAGCTGGAGATCGAATACAGCGATCGGCGGGTGGCACTGGTGGAGGAGGGCTTCGATCTGGCGCTGCGCATCGGCAACCTGCCTGACTCCTCCCTGGTCGCCAAGCCGCTGGCCATGATGCGGCTGGAGGTGTGCGCCAGTCCCGCCTATCTGGCGCGCCGCGGCACCCCGAGCCAGCCGGAGGATCTCAAGCAGCACGACTGCCTCATCTACACCCTGACCCAGCCGGACTGGGTGTTCAAGCGCAAGGGGGAGCAGTTGAGCGTGCGCCCGCAGGGGCCGCTGCGGGCCAACAACGGGGTGGCGCTGACCCGGGCCGCCTGCGATCACCAGGGCATCATACTGCAGCCCACCTTCATCGTCGGGGATGCGCTGCGCTCGGGGGAACTGGTCTCACTGCTGCCGGAATGGGACAAGGGCCAGGTCGGCCTCTATGCGCTCTATCCGCACCGCCGCTTCGTCTCGGCCAAGGTGCGCTGCTTCATCGAATTCGTGCAGGAGCGCTACCTCGCCCCCCACTACTGGGATCGCGAGGCCTGA
- the parM gene encoding plasmid segregation protein ParM domain-containing protein — translation MSEVMKMAIDDGSTNVKVSWIENKVLKTIISPNSFRKDWKSAALRKDKKIYNYEIGNTKYTYDATSDKSLATTHVEYQYDDLNLLSVHHALLQTGVTPGDVAITVTLPITEFYNPDDCQRNEEKIEKKRRNLMRAISLNKGELFNIVSVEVMPESLPAALSRLIGSGCNEFTKTLVIDCGGTTLDMGIIVGEFDDVSDVYGNNEIGVSMVTDATRKALAAADSDSSYLVANEFIKRRHDMSFVRDVVNDESQIPKILEKMQNKIDELGTQVAHEAKKFAKNPNRVYLVGGGASLIHEAIKSAYPTLGERVELLDDAQSALAREICLYTTEEDEVYREAAVMAEVADE, via the coding sequence ATGTCTGAAGTAATGAAAATGGCCATCGATGATGGTTCGACCAACGTCAAGGTGAGCTGGATTGAGAACAAGGTGCTCAAGACCATCATCTCTCCCAACTCTTTTCGCAAGGATTGGAAGAGCGCCGCATTGCGCAAAGACAAGAAGATCTACAACTACGAGATCGGCAACACCAAGTACACCTATGACGCGACCTCCGACAAGTCGCTGGCAACCACCCATGTGGAGTACCAATACGACGACTTGAACCTGCTGTCGGTGCACCATGCCTTGCTGCAGACCGGTGTCACGCCCGGCGACGTGGCCATCACAGTGACCCTGCCCATCACCGAGTTTTATAACCCGGATGATTGCCAGCGCAACGAAGAGAAGATCGAGAAGAAGCGCCGCAACCTGATGCGGGCCATCTCCCTCAACAAGGGCGAGTTGTTCAACATCGTCAGCGTGGAAGTAATGCCGGAGAGCCTGCCTGCGGCGCTTTCTCGCCTTATCGGCTCAGGCTGCAACGAATTCACCAAGACGCTGGTGATCGACTGCGGCGGCACCACCCTGGACATGGGGATCATCGTCGGCGAGTTTGACGATGTCTCCGACGTCTATGGCAACAACGAGATCGGCGTCTCCATGGTGACAGATGCCACGCGCAAGGCGCTGGCGGCGGCTGACAGCGACTCCAGCTATTTGGTGGCCAACGAGTTTATCAAGCGTCGCCATGACATGAGCTTCGTGCGCGACGTGGTCAACGACGAGAGCCAGATCCCCAAGATCCTCGAGAAGATGCAGAACAAGATCGACGAACTGGGCACCCAGGTTGCGCACGAAGCCAAGAAGTTCGCCAAGAACCCGAACCGGGTCTATCTGGTCGGCGGCGGCGCCTCGCTGATCCATGAGGCGATCAAGAGTGCCTACCCGACTCTGGGGGAGAGGGTGGAGCTGCTGGATGATGCCCAGTCCGCGCTGGCGCGGGAGATCTGCCTCTACACCACGGAAGAAGACGAAGTCTACCGGGAAGCGGCCGTGATGGCCGAGGTGGCGGATGAGTAG